A region from the Phycisphaerales bacterium genome encodes:
- the purD gene encoding phosphoribosylamine--glycine ligase, which yields MPNPSALPHSLNVLLIGGGGREHALARKLVQSPRLGTLWITHPDNPGLRELGKPVDVPVSIREIYRLEQFCTRERIHVAIIGPEDPLAEGFADKLRGVGVLVFGPGAEGARLEADKAWAKQLMRGASIPTAEGRSFTDPEGARRFFESRIQADDDTLAALWSKADQYRDPAERRAFINQQIERESAIRKAYQLARPDLPVIKAAGLAKGKGVIVPGTLLEGLRAIEDIGVRKVFGEAGRQIVVEERLAGVEVSVLAITDGRTILVLPPCQDHKRLGDNDTGPNTGGMGAFCPSPLIDDGLMSRIEGEILVPSVDALRREGIDYRGVLYAGIMLTPAGPKVLEFNCRFGDPECQPLMARLTSDLLELVVATCEGRLDECEVTWNAASACCVVLASSGYPEKPRLNIPIHNIDKAEALPGVAVDHAGTRLNERGEVVTAGGRVLGVTGLGPTLEAARAKAYAACDLIEFEGKVMRRDIGAPSRVTR from the coding sequence ATGCCAAACCCGTCGGCGCTCCCGCACTCTCTCAATGTCCTCCTGATCGGTGGCGGCGGGCGCGAGCACGCGCTCGCCCGCAAACTGGTCCAGTCGCCACGCCTCGGCACGCTCTGGATCACCCATCCCGACAACCCGGGCCTGCGCGAACTCGGCAAGCCCGTCGATGTTCCCGTGAGCATCCGCGAGATCTATCGCCTCGAGCAGTTCTGTACGCGTGAACGCATCCATGTCGCCATCATCGGCCCAGAGGATCCGCTCGCGGAAGGATTCGCCGACAAACTCCGCGGCGTCGGCGTGCTCGTCTTCGGTCCCGGCGCCGAGGGCGCCCGCCTCGAGGCCGACAAGGCGTGGGCCAAGCAACTCATGCGCGGGGCCTCCATTCCCACGGCCGAGGGACGCTCCTTCACCGATCCCGAGGGGGCGAGGCGGTTTTTCGAGTCACGCATCCAGGCCGACGACGACACGCTCGCCGCGCTCTGGTCCAAGGCCGATCAGTATCGAGATCCCGCCGAGCGTCGCGCGTTCATCAACCAGCAGATCGAGCGGGAGAGCGCGATCCGCAAGGCGTACCAACTCGCCCGCCCGGACCTCCCCGTCATCAAGGCCGCGGGCCTCGCCAAGGGCAAGGGCGTCATCGTGCCCGGCACTCTTCTTGAGGGTCTCCGCGCGATCGAGGACATTGGCGTGCGCAAGGTCTTCGGCGAGGCCGGGCGACAGATCGTCGTCGAGGAGCGACTCGCCGGTGTCGAGGTCTCCGTCCTTGCGATCACCGATGGGCGCACCATCCTCGTGTTGCCTCCCTGCCAGGACCACAAACGCCTCGGCGACAACGACACAGGCCCCAACACCGGCGGCATGGGCGCCTTCTGCCCCTCACCGCTCATCGATGACGGACTTATGTCGCGCATCGAGGGCGAGATCCTCGTGCCAAGCGTCGATGCCCTCCGGCGCGAAGGAATCGACTATCGCGGCGTGCTCTACGCCGGCATCATGCTCACGCCCGCTGGACCCAAGGTCCTCGAGTTCAACTGCCGCTTCGGCGATCCCGAGTGCCAGCCGCTCATGGCCCGACTCACGAGCGACCTTCTCGAACTCGTCGTCGCGACATGCGAGGGAAGGCTCGACGAGTGCGAGGTCACGTGGAACGCCGCGAGCGCCTGCTGCGTGGTCCTCGCGAGCAGCGGCTATCCCGAGAAGCCCCGGCTCAATATCCCCATCCACAACATCGACAAGGCCGAGGCCCTCCCGGGCGTCGCTGTCGATCACGCCGGGACCAGACTCAACGAGCGCGGCGAGGTCGTGACCGCCGGCGGTCGAGTCCTTGGCGTGACGGGCCTGGGCCCAACGCTCGAGGCGGCCCGCGCCAAGGCGTATGCCGCCTGCGACCTCATCGAGTTCGAGGGGAAAGTGATGCGTCGCGACATCGGCGCGCCCTCACGCGTCACGCGGTAA
- a CDS encoding VCBS repeat-containing protein — protein MTTSKTAVLSLAASLVLAGTAGAAVTVSSSGTLAAFQRPAGAAIADFNADGFADLIVSVDNPDRVLVHFGSGAGFGAPMTIFTGAGTGTRDLAAADIDGNGTMDFVVVLHNINQLRAYMNNGAGVFTQGATATLGSNARGLVSADFNGDSRPDFAVANRDSNTMSVVLNTAGGFTATTQATGDEPRAAAAGDFDNDGDIDLAATNHRDRSVTVYRNTAGSFSTWTTLSVGGQVRPEGIAGGDLNGDGMADLAVATSGDSANLHFISVFTSQGNAFAGPANFPTLGQDPDSTRLVDLDGDGDLDVLTANQSSNNLSIFENLGATLGVANLMATGTHPDTIAIGNFAGSTAPDFVVTNRDSDNVSLFVNNASVSTCPADVDNGTGSGTPDGGVTIDDLLYYISLFRSGNVASDMDNGSGTGTPDGGVTIDDLLYYLDRYRAGC, from the coding sequence ATGACCACGTCCAAGACTGCCGTTCTTTCGCTCGCCGCCTCGCTCGTGCTCGCCGGGACCGCCGGCGCCGCCGTCACCGTTTCCTCGTCCGGGACGCTCGCGGCGTTCCAGAGGCCGGCCGGTGCGGCGATCGCCGACTTCAATGCCGACGGCTTCGCCGACCTCATCGTTTCCGTGGACAATCCCGATCGCGTGCTCGTGCACTTTGGATCGGGTGCCGGCTTCGGCGCGCCGATGACGATCTTTACGGGTGCGGGGACGGGAACCCGCGACCTCGCCGCCGCCGACATCGATGGCAACGGCACGATGGACTTCGTCGTCGTCCTCCACAACATCAACCAGTTGCGGGCCTACATGAACAATGGCGCCGGCGTCTTCACCCAGGGCGCGACGGCGACGCTTGGCAGCAACGCCCGTGGGCTGGTCTCCGCCGATTTCAACGGCGACTCCCGCCCCGACTTCGCTGTCGCAAACCGCGACTCGAACACGATGAGCGTCGTGCTCAACACCGCGGGCGGATTCACCGCGACGACCCAGGCGACCGGCGACGAGCCGCGCGCCGCCGCCGCGGGCGACTTCGACAACGACGGCGACATCGACCTCGCCGCCACAAACCACCGCGATCGTTCGGTCACCGTCTATCGCAACACTGCAGGGTCGTTCTCCACCTGGACCACGCTCAGCGTCGGCGGCCAGGTCCGCCCCGAGGGAATCGCGGGCGGCGACCTCAACGGCGATGGGATGGCGGATCTCGCCGTGGCAACGAGTGGCGACTCGGCCAACCTCCACTTCATCAGCGTCTTCACCTCGCAGGGCAACGCCTTCGCCGGACCCGCGAACTTCCCGACACTGGGCCAGGATCCCGACAGCACCCGCCTCGTAGATCTCGATGGCGACGGCGACCTCGACGTCCTCACCGCCAACCAGTCTTCGAACAATCTCTCGATCTTCGAGAACCTCGGCGCCACCCTCGGCGTCGCGAACCTGATGGCGACGGGCACGCATCCCGACACGATCGCCATCGGCAACTTCGCCGGCTCGACCGCGCCGGACTTCGTCGTCACCAACCGCGATTCCGATAACGTCTCGCTCTTCGTCAACAACGCCAGCGTCTCCACGTGCCCCGCCGACGTGGACAACGGCACCGGCTCGGGCACTCCCGATGGCGGCGTCACGATCGACGACCTCCTCTACTACATATCTCTCTTCCGCAGCGGCAATGTCGCCAGCGACATGGACAACGGCAGCGGCACCGGCACCCCCGACGGCGGCGTCACCATCGACGACCTGCTCTACTACCTCGACCGCTACCGCGCCGGGTGCTGA
- a CDS encoding HAD hydrolase-like protein, producing MHLLLFDIDATMLKSQRAGLRAMHAAGRELFGDTFEIDGIDFAGRLDPLILGDMLERNSLDASPANIHAMRGAYRRHLEPMLKAPGSAYALAGVLELLTLLRARHTESVLGVLTGNFPETGRLKLHAAGIDPSWFPVHAWGDDSPHTPPDREHLPPIATARAKSAGFGVTRTTIIGDTPHDVRCARAHGHRVLGVATGVHTTADLHAAGADRVVESLADARDIASWLLDASPLDKAHATRTPPRAAAT from the coding sequence ATGCACCTGCTCCTCTTCGACATCGACGCCACCATGCTCAAGTCCCAAAGGGCGGGCCTCCGCGCCATGCACGCCGCGGGGCGCGAACTCTTCGGCGACACCTTCGAGATCGATGGCATCGACTTCGCGGGCCGTCTCGATCCGCTCATTCTGGGGGACATGCTCGAACGAAACTCCCTTGACGCGTCGCCCGCGAACATCCATGCCATGCGCGGGGCGTATCGCCGCCACCTCGAACCAATGCTCAAAGCCCCCGGCTCGGCCTACGCGCTCGCGGGTGTGCTCGAACTTCTCACACTCCTGCGCGCGCGACACACCGAGTCGGTCCTGGGCGTCCTTACCGGAAACTTTCCTGAGACAGGCCGCCTGAAACTCCACGCCGCGGGCATCGATCCTTCGTGGTTCCCCGTGCACGCCTGGGGCGACGACTCGCCCCATACGCCCCCCGACCGCGAGCATCTCCCGCCCATTGCCACGGCCCGAGCCAAGTCCGCAGGATTCGGCGTCACGCGAACGACGATCATCGGCGACACACCGCACGACGTCCGCTGTGCGCGCGCTCATGGGCACCGTGTTCTGGGCGTCGCCACGGGCGTGCACACCACCGCCGACCTCCACGCTGCCGGGGCAGACCGCGTCGTCGAATCGCTCGCCGACGCCCGTGATATCGCGTCGTGGCTGCTCGACGCATCCCCGCTTGACAAGGCTCACGCCACCCGAACACCACCCCGCGCCGCGGCGACCTAA
- the dnaG gene encoding DNA primase, whose translation MGGGLDQSESSREVRPSGGATGRFVPGHFHDNSDRERVRDAADIVRVVGEHVSLKARGREFVGLCPFHDDHKPSMNVVPAKGIFHCFVCGTGGDVFSFVQRFHKMEFREALMYLAERFGVELTPVSSREGTTPQGPSRSDLYEANATALKFFRTILGDANHGKAGRDLIERRGIASEMVEQFQVGLAPDRWDGLCLRISQLRLDPQDFLDAGLIKTRDDGSGRYDTLRNRLIFPIHDQIGRVVAFGGRRVDDEDEPKYLNSPETRVFRKSATIYGLHHAAKSIQQTRIAIITEGYTDVIACHQGGFTNAVATLGTALTREHAAILRRLCDGVVLLFDGDEAGQRAADRAVEVFFAEPLDVKICTLNRFTDAKDPDELLKRPEGREVFERAIAASQDLLTFRFARLRERLNGAGVAALSRAIDEELARLAELGLADVPPVRQALIVRQIAGLAGLDESTIRRAIPMGRGKRTTASDGPDAQEQSRRLSLARLSRGTLTPGEHMLGCVLCDGALWSRMSDAEHEWLSPPTFADPTVARLAGTVHDLGLAGDEPTLAHVLSATEDLELKDAAISLRTRMDSETLGNAEQLLAHFEACRTRLRLDRASGNPAGGEAELKPALEARVQEQRRLHTEIGGDRRVLPKPRV comes from the coding sequence GTGGGTGGTGGTCTCGACCAGTCGGAATCCTCGCGAGAGGTGCGTCCGAGTGGCGGGGCGACGGGACGATTTGTGCCGGGGCATTTCCACGACAACTCGGATCGTGAGCGTGTGCGCGACGCGGCGGACATCGTGCGCGTGGTGGGCGAGCACGTCTCGCTCAAGGCGCGCGGACGAGAGTTTGTCGGCTTGTGCCCGTTCCACGACGACCACAAGCCGTCGATGAACGTCGTGCCGGCGAAGGGGATCTTCCACTGCTTCGTCTGCGGCACCGGGGGCGATGTCTTCAGTTTCGTGCAGCGGTTCCACAAGATGGAGTTCCGCGAGGCGCTGATGTATCTCGCGGAGCGGTTCGGCGTGGAGTTGACGCCGGTGTCTTCGCGTGAAGGGACCACACCGCAGGGTCCGAGCCGGTCGGACCTGTACGAAGCGAACGCGACGGCCCTGAAGTTCTTCCGCACGATCCTTGGCGACGCGAACCACGGCAAGGCGGGGCGGGACCTCATCGAACGTCGGGGCATCGCGAGCGAGATGGTCGAGCAGTTCCAGGTCGGGCTCGCGCCGGATCGGTGGGACGGGCTGTGCCTTCGCATTTCCCAGTTGCGGCTTGATCCGCAGGATTTTCTCGACGCGGGGCTCATCAAGACGCGCGACGACGGGAGCGGGCGCTACGACACGCTGCGGAATCGCCTGATCTTCCCCATCCACGACCAGATCGGTCGCGTGGTGGCGTTCGGCGGGCGACGCGTGGACGACGAGGACGAGCCGAAGTATCTCAACTCCCCCGAAACGCGCGTCTTCCGCAAGTCGGCGACGATCTATGGGCTGCACCACGCGGCGAAGTCGATCCAGCAGACACGCATCGCGATCATCACCGAGGGGTACACCGACGTGATCGCCTGCCACCAGGGCGGGTTCACGAACGCCGTCGCGACCCTGGGCACGGCACTCACGCGCGAGCACGCGGCGATCCTGCGGCGGTTGTGCGACGGCGTGGTGCTGCTCTTCGATGGCGACGAGGCTGGGCAGCGGGCGGCCGATCGCGCGGTGGAGGTCTTCTTTGCCGAGCCGTTGGACGTGAAGATCTGCACGCTGAACCGGTTCACCGACGCGAAGGATCCGGACGAGTTGCTGAAGCGGCCCGAGGGTCGCGAGGTGTTCGAGCGTGCGATCGCGGCGTCTCAGGACCTGCTGACGTTCCGCTTCGCGCGGCTTCGCGAGCGGTTGAATGGGGCCGGGGTGGCGGCGTTGTCGCGGGCGATCGACGAGGAACTGGCGCGACTCGCGGAGTTGGGACTTGCGGATGTGCCGCCGGTGCGTCAGGCGTTGATCGTGCGGCAGATCGCCGGGCTCGCGGGGCTGGACGAATCCACGATCCGGCGCGCCATCCCGATGGGACGAGGCAAGCGAACTACCGCAAGCGATGGCCCGGATGCGCAGGAGCAATCTCGGCGGCTTTCGCTCGCGAGGCTCTCACGCGGGACGCTCACGCCGGGCGAGCACATGCTTGGGTGCGTGCTGTGCGATGGCGCGCTGTGGTCGCGAATGAGTGATGCGGAGCACGAGTGGCTCTCGCCGCCGACGTTTGCCGATCCGACTGTGGCGCGGCTCGCGGGGACGGTGCACGATCTCGGGCTGGCCGGGGACGAACCGACGCTGGCGCACGTGCTCTCGGCGACGGAGGATTTGGAACTGAAGGACGCGGCGATCTCGCTGCGGACCCGGATGGACTCGGAGACGCTGGGGAATGCCGAGCAGTTGCTGGCTCATTTCGAGGCTTGCCGGACGAGGCTGCGGCTCGATCGGGCGTCGGGGAATCCCGCAGGAGGCGAGGCGGAGTTGAAGCCCGCGCTGGAGGCGCGGGTCCAGGAGCAGAGGCGATTGCACACGGAGATCGGCGGCGATCGACGCGTGCTTCCCAAGCCAAGGGTGTGA
- a CDS encoding sigma-70 family RNA polymerase sigma factor produces MTVDPTKNVTQLLARAQSGDRQATNELFPVVYDELRQIASGFMANERAGHTLQPTALVNEAYMRLVGPTEVTWENRAHFFGAAARAIRRILTDHARAKGSLKRGGNFERQSLDTIADTFASHEPIPGEDTSVDGLDLVELDAALTRLDEIDEQKARVVELRFFAGLTSEQTAAALGVSLSTVARDWQFARLWLHRELENAKNE; encoded by the coding sequence ATGACCGTCGATCCGACCAAGAACGTGACGCAACTCCTCGCGAGGGCGCAGAGCGGCGATCGCCAGGCGACCAACGAACTCTTCCCGGTGGTCTATGACGAACTGCGTCAGATCGCCTCGGGATTCATGGCCAACGAGCGCGCGGGGCACACACTCCAGCCCACCGCGCTCGTGAATGAGGCCTACATGCGCCTCGTCGGCCCGACCGAGGTGACGTGGGAGAATCGCGCGCACTTCTTCGGGGCGGCTGCCCGGGCCATCCGGCGCATCCTCACCGATCACGCCCGCGCCAAGGGGAGCCTCAAGCGAGGTGGGAACTTCGAGCGACAGTCCCTCGACACGATCGCCGACACGTTCGCCTCACACGAGCCGATCCCGGGAGAGGACACGAGCGTCGATGGGCTGGACCTTGTCGAACTCGATGCCGCCCTCACGCGCCTCGACGAGATCGACGAGCAGAAGGCGCGCGTGGTGGAACTCCGGTTCTTCGCGGGACTGACCTCCGAGCAGACCGCGGCCGCCCTTGGTGTGAGCCTCAGCACCGTCGCCCGCGATTGGCAGTTCGCGCGGCTCTGGCTCCACCGCGAACTCGAGAACGCCAAGAACGAGTGA
- a CDS encoding family 1 glycosylhydrolase, whose product MVQAFPESFVFGAASSAYQVEGGHASDGKGLSNWDAFCHDRVARGSTGDIPGQVSTPGNVFQDQTGDVSCDHYHRYAEDVGLMRDMGLQAYRLSISWPRVMPDGVGTVNEAGLAFYDRLVDALLAANITPWITLFHWDMPLTLWEKGAWQNRDIASWFADYARVVVERLSDRVSHWMTINEPHIFLGPSEHEGLQTSNARKGHAERLISAHNALRAHGQGAMAIRTAAKTTPKVGWAPIGRIKVPAPPPGTNNGLLDAATLKPRPEDVAAAREATLGVRSRDFWNNTWLADPVVLGQYPADGLALYTPELEKSATGRRVLNRLHHAGDLREICQPLDFYGVNIYDADRVRRSATGGIEVVPFPWGHPQTAIRWFIEPLALYYGPKFLYERYKVPIVITENGLSSMDWVDADGRVRDFGRIDYTRRYLRSIRQAIADGTDIQGYFHWSILDNFEWQQGFKERFGLIHVDYQTLQRTPKESSKWYAEVIRSRGASLDRTWTG is encoded by the coding sequence ATGGTGCAGGCATTTCCAGAATCTTTCGTCTTCGGGGCCGCGTCGAGTGCGTATCAGGTCGAGGGCGGGCACGCCAGCGATGGCAAGGGCCTGAGCAACTGGGACGCGTTCTGCCATGACCGCGTCGCGCGTGGCTCGACGGGCGACATCCCAGGACAGGTCTCGACACCCGGCAACGTCTTCCAGGACCAGACCGGCGATGTCTCGTGCGACCACTACCACCGATACGCCGAAGATGTCGGGCTGATGCGCGACATGGGACTGCAGGCCTATCGCCTGAGCATCTCGTGGCCCCGCGTGATGCCCGACGGCGTCGGCACAGTGAACGAGGCGGGTCTCGCGTTCTATGACCGGCTCGTGGATGCGCTCCTGGCCGCGAACATCACGCCGTGGATCACGCTCTTCCACTGGGACATGCCGCTCACGCTGTGGGAAAAGGGCGCGTGGCAGAATCGCGACATCGCGTCGTGGTTCGCCGACTACGCCCGCGTCGTGGTCGAGCGGCTGTCAGATCGCGTCTCGCACTGGATGACGATCAACGAGCCGCACATCTTCCTTGGCCCGAGTGAGCACGAGGGGCTGCAGACTTCAAACGCACGGAAGGGACACGCCGAGCGATTGATCTCGGCTCATAACGCGCTCCGCGCTCACGGTCAGGGCGCGATGGCGATCAGGACCGCCGCGAAGACCACGCCCAAGGTCGGCTGGGCTCCGATCGGTCGGATCAAGGTCCCCGCTCCACCGCCGGGAACGAACAATGGGCTGCTCGATGCCGCGACGTTGAAGCCAAGGCCCGAGGACGTGGCCGCCGCCCGCGAGGCGACGCTGGGCGTGCGATCGCGTGATTTCTGGAACAACACCTGGCTCGCCGATCCGGTCGTGCTCGGGCAGTATCCAGCGGACGGCCTGGCGCTCTACACGCCCGAACTTGAGAAGTCCGCGACGGGTCGGCGCGTGCTCAATCGATTGCACCACGCCGGCGATCTTCGCGAGATCTGTCAGCCGCTCGACTTCTATGGCGTGAATATCTACGACGCCGATCGCGTCCGCCGGAGCGCGACGGGCGGCATCGAGGTCGTGCCCTTCCCCTGGGGGCATCCGCAGACGGCGATCCGCTGGTTCATCGAGCCACTCGCGCTCTACTACGGGCCGAAGTTCCTCTACGAGCGATACAAGGTACCGATCGTCATCACCGAAAACGGTCTCTCGTCGATGGACTGGGTCGATGCCGACGGACGTGTGCGCGACTTTGGGCGCATCGATTACACGAGGCGGTACCTGCGATCGATCCGCCAGGCGATCGCCGACGGTACCGACATCCAGGGCTACTTTCACTGGTCAATCCTCGACAACTTCGAGTGGCAGCAGGGATTCAAGGAACGCTTCGGCCTGATCCACGTGGACTACCAGACGCTCCAGCGCACGCCCAAGGAGTCATCGAAGTGGTACGCGGAGGTGATCCGCTCGAGGGGGGCGTCGCTCGACCGCACGTGGACCGGCTAA
- a CDS encoding acylphosphatase, with protein sequence MHRRRAVYFGRVQGVGFRATTRDLANGFAIAGWVRNDPAPDFSVTLEAQGDEAEVSRFLARLNEVLARNISTQHHAPIPVVEGETGFVIRR encoded by the coding sequence ATGCATCGTCGCCGAGCCGTCTACTTTGGTCGCGTCCAGGGCGTCGGCTTCCGGGCCACGACCAGGGACCTTGCAAATGGGTTCGCCATCGCGGGCTGGGTCCGGAACGACCCTGCACCTGACTTCTCGGTCACGCTCGAAGCGCAGGGCGACGAGGCCGAGGTCTCGCGATTCCTCGCCCGCCTGAACGAGGTGCTCGCCCGCAACATCTCGACCCAGCACCACGCCCCGATCCCAGTGGTCGAAGGCGAAACAGGCTTTGTGATTCGCCGGTAG
- the pdhA gene encoding pyruvate dehydrogenase (acetyl-transferring) E1 component subunit alpha — translation MSDPKASSAGVPLKDPGRIPDAERRPSSLLPPATLVKWLRDMLLIREFENRCAQSYQHAKIGGFCHLYTGQEAVAVGTVASINHDDPIITAYRDHGHALARGMDPGACMAEMYGKITGCAKGKGGSMHMFDKPNWLFGGHGIVGAQTPVGLGLAFAAKYELEVLKTGVHGGPAKKKVALAFLGDGALNQGALHEAMNLAGLWDIPVIFIVENNGYSMGTAIARGTTMAHDLTKKADAYGIRGATIDGLDIMDLYDDFRPLADWCRENQKPAFVDLKTYRYLGHSMSDPQKYRTKEEVDEFKSRDSIDRLAHHLMSERKGSDGRPVLSEAMFMDMQTELKEIAKKAVDFAEASPVPDMSELYTDVLLNPMPNMSPMGEYTHGSKNPLL, via the coding sequence ATGTCCGATCCCAAAGCCAGTTCCGCTGGGGTGCCGCTGAAGGACCCGGGTCGGATTCCCGACGCCGAGCGTCGCCCCTCGTCGTTGCTGCCCCCCGCGACGCTGGTGAAATGGCTGCGCGACATGCTGCTCATCCGCGAGTTCGAGAACCGTTGCGCTCAGTCATACCAACACGCAAAGATCGGCGGGTTCTGCCACCTGTACACGGGGCAGGAGGCCGTCGCCGTCGGCACGGTCGCCTCGATCAACCACGACGACCCGATCATCACGGCGTATCGCGACCACGGGCACGCCCTGGCGCGCGGCATGGACCCCGGCGCGTGCATGGCCGAGATGTATGGCAAGATCACCGGCTGCGCCAAGGGCAAGGGCGGGTCGATGCACATGTTCGACAAGCCCAACTGGCTCTTCGGCGGGCACGGAATCGTCGGCGCCCAGACGCCCGTCGGCCTGGGCCTCGCCTTTGCCGCCAAGTATGAACTCGAGGTCCTCAAGACCGGCGTGCACGGCGGGCCCGCGAAGAAGAAGGTCGCGCTCGCGTTCCTCGGCGACGGCGCGCTCAACCAGGGCGCGCTCCACGAAGCGATGAACCTCGCGGGCCTCTGGGACATCCCCGTCATCTTCATCGTCGAGAACAACGGCTACTCGATGGGAACGGCGATCGCCCGCGGAACGACCATGGCGCACGACCTCACCAAGAAGGCCGACGCGTATGGCATCCGTGGCGCGACGATCGACGGGCTCGACATCATGGACCTCTACGACGACTTCAGGCCGCTCGCCGACTGGTGCCGCGAGAACCAGAAGCCGGCCTTTGTCGATCTCAAGACCTATCGCTATCTCGGGCACTCGATGTCGGACCCGCAGAAGTACCGCACGAAGGAAGAGGTCGACGAGTTCAAATCGCGGGACTCGATCGATCGCCTGGCGCACCACCTGATGAGCGAGCGCAAGGGATCCGACGGGCGGCCCGTCCTCTCCGAGGCGATGTTCATGGACATGCAGACGGAACTCAAGGAGATCGCCAAGAAGGCGGTGGACTTTGCCGAGGCCTCGCCGGTGCCTGACATGAGCGAGTTGTACACCGACGTGCTGCTGAACCCGATGCCCAACATGAGCCCGATGGGCGAGTACACGCACGGCTCGAAGAACCCGCTGCTCTGA